A single window of Chloracidobacterium thermophilum B DNA harbors:
- the rplC gene encoding 50S ribosomal protein L3, with protein MATGILGIKIGMTQIFQENGVLVPVTVIKAGPCVVTQHKTQAKDGYDAIQVGLVEAKAPRKVTKPLRGHFEKTAKGTPPTRLLREFRVKNVNDFPIGSLILANIFKSDELVTITGKSKGRGFAGFVKRHGFGGGRATHGSMFHRAPGSIGASAFPSRVFKGSRMAGHMGNRNCTVKNLKIVKVDESAGVILVRGAVPGANGSYLVIKKTSVS; from the coding sequence ATGGCAACTGGTATCTTGGGTATAAAAATTGGCATGACACAGATTTTCCAAGAGAATGGTGTCTTGGTTCCAGTGACAGTCATAAAAGCTGGTCCTTGTGTTGTAACTCAGCATAAAACTCAAGCTAAAGATGGCTATGATGCTATCCAAGTTGGATTGGTTGAAGCCAAGGCACCCAGGAAGGTAACGAAGCCACTTCGTGGTCACTTTGAAAAAACAGCAAAAGGAACTCCACCAACACGGCTTCTTAGAGAATTTCGAGTGAAGAATGTTAATGATTTTCCAATAGGGTCACTAATTCTAGCTAACATATTCAAGTCAGATGAACTTGTCACTATTACCGGGAAGTCAAAGGGGCGTGGTTTTGCTGGTTTTGTTAAACGCCATGGCTTTGGAGGTGGGCGCGCGACACATGGTTCAATGTTTCACCGTGCACCCGGCTCAATTGGAGCCTCGGCTTTTCCTTCGCGGGTTTTCAAGGGAAGCCGGATGGCTGGGCACATGGGAAATAGAAACTGCACAGTAAAAAACCTAAAAATTGTAAAGGTTGATGAAAGTGCAGGGGTTATCCTTGTCCGAGGTGCTGTTCCTGGTGCTAATGGGAGCTATCTTGTTATCAAGAAAACTTCGGTTTCATAG
- the rpsJ gene encoding 30S ribosomal protein S10 has translation MNDKIRIRLEAYDHRILDQSAMEIVETARRTGSRVAGPIPLPTSKSRFTVLRSPHVDKKSREQFEIRTHKRLVDILMSTPQTVDALMKLDLPAGVDVQIKTFFKEKK, from the coding sequence ATGAACGATAAAATACGTATCAGGTTGGAAGCTTACGACCATCGGATACTCGATCAGTCTGCAATGGAAATTGTCGAGACGGCCCGCCGGACGGGTTCGCGTGTAGCTGGACCGATCCCGCTGCCTACGTCGAAGAGTCGCTTTACAGTTCTTCGCTCGCCACACGTAGATAAAAAATCACGGGAACAGTTTGAAATTCGCACTCATAAACGGTTGGTTGATATTTTGATGTCTACACCTCAGACAGTAGATGCTCTTATGAAGCTAGATTTACCGGCCGGAGTTGACGTCCAGATAAAGACCTTCTTCAAAGAAAAAAAGTAG
- the tuf gene encoding elongation factor Tu: MSKEKFDRSKTHVNIGTIGHVDHGKTTLTAAITSVLAKKNPKVQKKTYDQIDAAPEEKARGITINTAHVEYETATRHYAHVDCPGHADYIKNMITGAAQMDGAILVVAATDGPMPQTREHILLARQVGVPAMVVFMNKCDMVDDAELLDLVELEVRELLSKYDFPGDEIPVIRGSALGALNGEPQWEAKIEELMAAVDNYIPTPVRDIDKPFLMPVEDVFSISGRGTVATGRVERGVVKVSDEVEVVGIRPTRKTVVTGVEMFRKLLDQGQAGDNVGLLLRGVERREIERGQVIAKPGTITPHTKFRAEVYVLTKEEGGRHTPFFKGYRPQFYFRTTDVTGVTELPEGVEMVMPGDNVALTVELITPIAMEKGLRFAIREGGRTVGAGTISEILE, translated from the coding sequence ATGTCAAAGGAGAAGTTTGACCGGAGTAAGACGCACGTCAACATTGGGACGATTGGGCATGTGGATCACGGGAAGACGACGTTGACGGCGGCGATTACGTCGGTGTTGGCGAAGAAGAATCCGAAGGTACAGAAGAAGACCTACGATCAGATTGATGCGGCGCCGGAGGAGAAGGCGCGTGGGATTACGATCAACACGGCGCACGTGGAGTACGAGACGGCGACGCGGCACTATGCGCACGTGGATTGTCCTGGGCACGCGGACTACATCAAGAACATGATTACGGGTGCGGCGCAGATGGACGGGGCGATATTGGTGGTGGCGGCGACGGACGGGCCGATGCCACAGACGCGGGAGCACATCTTGCTGGCGCGGCAGGTTGGGGTGCCGGCGATGGTGGTGTTTATGAACAAGTGCGACATGGTGGACGATGCGGAGTTGCTGGATTTGGTGGAGTTGGAGGTGCGGGAGTTGCTGTCGAAGTACGACTTTCCCGGGGACGAGATACCGGTGATTCGGGGGAGCGCGCTTGGTGCGTTGAACGGGGAGCCGCAGTGGGAGGCGAAGATAGAGGAGTTGATGGCGGCGGTGGACAACTACATACCGACGCCGGTGCGGGACATTGACAAGCCGTTTTTGATGCCCGTGGAGGATGTGTTTTCGATATCGGGGCGCGGGACGGTGGCGACGGGGCGTGTGGAGCGTGGTGTGGTGAAGGTGTCGGACGAGGTGGAAGTGGTTGGGATACGGCCGACGCGGAAGACGGTGGTGACTGGGGTGGAGATGTTTCGGAAGCTGCTGGATCAGGGGCAGGCTGGGGACAATGTGGGGTTGCTGCTGCGGGGTGTGGAGCGGCGGGAGATAGAGCGGGGGCAGGTGATCGCGAAGCCTGGGACGATTACGCCGCACACGAAGTTTCGGGCGGAGGTGTACGTGTTGACGAAGGAGGAGGGTGGGCGGCACACGCCGTTTTTCAAGGGGTATCGGCCGCAGTTTTACTTTCGGACGACGGACGTGACGGGGGTGACGGAGTTGCCGGAGGGGGTGGAGATGGTGATGCCTGGGGACAATGTGGCGTTGACGGTGGAGTTGATTACGCCGATTGCCATGGAGAAGGGGCTGCGGTTTGCGATTCGGGAGGGGGGACGGACGGTCGGCGCAGGTACGATTTCGGAAATCCTCGAATGA
- the fusA gene encoding elongation factor G, which yields MARKAPLNKFRNIGIMAHIDAGKTTTTERILYYTGRNHKLGEVHEGSATMDYMVQEQERGITITSAATTCFWRLGGAVEGDQYRINIIDTPGHVDFTIEVERSLRVLDGAVAVFDAVAGVQPQSETVWRQANKYGVPRIAFINKMDRAGADFYKSVDSIRNRLNARPIPVFHPIGAEDAFEGVVDLITMQAVRWDEESNGQKMLFSQPTGSLLDEAKAARDKMIELIADVDDQIAEKYLEGADISEAELRAVLRRETIAMNIVPVLCGSAFKNKGVQQLLDAVVYYLPSPVDIPPVKGVLPRTGEEAIRRAADDEPFSGLIFKILSDKHIGQLAFCRIYSGVLTSGSYVLNSTKEVKERVGRVMQMHANKREDLEEAYAGEIVAVAGLKNVITGDTICDEKAPIILESMEFPTPVIEVAIEPKTRQDQDKLSVALGRLAQEDPSFRVKTDPETNQTLIAGMGELHLEIIVDRLKREFNVDANVGRPQVAYRETIRVPSEGVGKYVRQTGGRGMYGHAEIKLYPLDPGSGFVFENKIVGGVIPREYIPAVEAGIKEAMERGILAGYEVVDVKVELVFGSYHEVDSNEMAFKIAGSMAFQDAAKKAKPVLLEPVMAVEVESPEEYFGAITGDLSSRRGRIEGFSERAGSRIISAAVPLSEMFGYSTVLRSMSQGRAIYTMHFKSYEEAPKSVAEEIIAKAKGAAAN from the coding sequence ATGGCACGGAAGGCGCCGCTGAACAAGTTTCGCAACATCGGCATCATGGCACACATTGATGCCGGTAAAACAACCACGACCGAGCGGATTCTGTACTACACGGGCCGTAACCACAAACTGGGGGAGGTCCATGAAGGCTCGGCGACGATGGACTACATGGTTCAGGAGCAGGAGCGTGGGATCACAATTACATCTGCAGCGACAACCTGCTTCTGGCGGCTTGGTGGTGCTGTCGAAGGCGACCAGTACCGGATAAACATCATTGATACGCCCGGACACGTGGACTTTACCATTGAGGTTGAACGGTCGCTGCGCGTTTTGGACGGCGCGGTGGCAGTGTTTGATGCAGTAGCTGGCGTTCAGCCACAGTCTGAAACCGTCTGGCGGCAGGCGAACAAGTACGGCGTTCCTCGGATTGCCTTCATCAACAAGATGGACCGGGCAGGTGCTGACTTCTACAAAAGCGTGGATTCCATTCGCAACCGCCTCAATGCCCGCCCAATTCCTGTCTTTCATCCTATTGGTGCTGAAGATGCTTTTGAGGGCGTGGTTGACCTTATCACCATGCAGGCTGTGCGGTGGGATGAGGAAAGCAACGGGCAGAAAATGCTTTTCTCGCAGCCAACCGGGTCACTTCTGGATGAGGCAAAAGCTGCTCGTGACAAAATGATCGAGCTGATTGCGGACGTTGACGACCAGATTGCCGAAAAGTACTTGGAGGGGGCGGATATATCAGAAGCTGAGCTGCGTGCCGTTTTGCGGCGTGAAACAATAGCAATGAATATCGTTCCTGTTCTTTGCGGTTCAGCTTTCAAGAATAAAGGTGTTCAACAGCTACTGGACGCTGTTGTGTACTATCTACCTTCACCAGTTGATATTCCACCCGTAAAAGGTGTGCTTCCGCGTACAGGTGAAGAGGCTATTCGCCGCGCTGCAGATGATGAGCCTTTTTCAGGTTTGATCTTCAAAATTCTCTCCGACAAGCATATTGGCCAACTGGCTTTTTGTCGCATTTACTCTGGTGTTCTGACCTCTGGCTCCTACGTTCTCAACTCAACAAAAGAAGTCAAGGAGCGGGTAGGCCGGGTCATGCAGATGCACGCCAACAAGCGTGAAGACTTGGAGGAAGCCTATGCTGGTGAAATCGTGGCTGTTGCCGGGCTGAAAAATGTGATTACTGGTGACACCATCTGTGATGAAAAGGCTCCCATTATTCTGGAGTCAATGGAATTCCCTACACCGGTCATTGAGGTGGCCATTGAGCCGAAGACGCGGCAGGATCAGGACAAGTTGAGTGTGGCGCTTGGTCGTCTGGCGCAGGAAGACCCATCCTTCCGGGTCAAAACTGACCCGGAAACGAACCAGACGCTTATCGCCGGGATGGGAGAGTTGCACCTTGAGATTATTGTGGATCGCCTGAAGCGGGAGTTCAACGTTGACGCCAATGTAGGACGGCCCCAAGTTGCCTATCGTGAGACGATTCGTGTGCCATCTGAAGGAGTTGGAAAATATGTCCGGCAAACCGGCGGTCGTGGGATGTATGGACATGCTGAAATCAAACTATATCCACTTGATCCGGGCTCAGGCTTTGTTTTTGAGAACAAAATTGTAGGTGGCGTGATACCACGTGAATATATTCCGGCTGTCGAGGCTGGTATCAAGGAAGCCATGGAGCGTGGAATCCTTGCGGGCTATGAGGTTGTTGATGTCAAGGTGGAGTTGGTGTTTGGCAGCTACCATGAGGTTGACTCAAACGAAATGGCCTTCAAAATTGCAGGCTCGATGGCTTTCCAGGATGCTGCAAAGAAAGCCAAGCCCGTTTTGTTGGAGCCGGTAATGGCTGTGGAAGTTGAATCGCCAGAAGAATACTTTGGAGCGATTACTGGTGACCTGAGTTCACGCCGTGGGCGAATTGAAGGTTTTTCGGAGCGGGCTGGCTCGCGGATTATTTCTGCAGCAGTGCCGCTTTCTGAAATGTTTGGTTATTCGACGGTGTTGCGCTCGATGTCGCAAGGGCGCGCTATTTACACCATGCATTTCAAATCCTATGAGGAAGCGCCCAAGTCCGTGGCTGAAGAGATTATTGCCAAGGCAAAAGGGGCAGCCGCAAACTGA
- the rpsG gene encoding 30S ribosomal protein S7 gives MPRRRVAERREVLPDPIYNSEIVTKFINCMMWDGKRSVAEKIFYRAMETIRAKTDDDPLKVFKKALDNVRPRVEVRSRRVGGATYQVPIEVDHRRRGNALAIRWLITYARQRGEKAMVDRLANELLDASNLRGAAVKKRDEVHRMADANRAFAHYRW, from the coding sequence ATGCCACGGAGACGAGTTGCTGAAAGAAGAGAAGTCCTGCCTGACCCGATCTACAACAGTGAGATTGTGACGAAGTTCATCAACTGCATGATGTGGGACGGGAAGCGTTCCGTGGCGGAGAAGATATTCTACCGCGCCATGGAAACCATCCGGGCCAAGACGGATGATGACCCGCTCAAGGTCTTCAAAAAGGCGCTGGACAACGTGCGGCCTCGGGTCGAAGTCCGTTCGCGGCGCGTGGGCGGGGCGACGTATCAAGTGCCTATTGAAGTGGATCACCGGAGACGTGGCAACGCCCTGGCCATACGCTGGCTGATTACTTATGCGCGTCAACGGGGCGAGAAAGCCATGGTTGACCGGCTGGCCAATGAGCTGCTCGATGCGTCCAACTTGCGCGGGGCAGCCGTCAAGAAACGTGATGAGGTCCACCGCATGGCGGACGCAAACCGTGCCTTTGCGCACTATCGTTGGTAG
- the rpsL gene encoding 30S ribosomal protein S12, protein MPTINQLVRKGREKVKYKTSSPALQGCPQKRGVCTRVYTQTPKKPNSALRKVARVRLVNGIEVTTYIPGIGHNLQEHSIVLIRGGRVKDLPGVRYHVVRGTLDSVGVANRRQGRSKYGAKRPKEAGKGAPAKGAAVKKK, encoded by the coding sequence GTGCCAACGATCAATCAGCTCGTTCGGAAAGGACGGGAGAAAGTCAAATACAAGACGAGCAGTCCTGCCCTACAGGGATGTCCGCAGAAGCGGGGCGTCTGCACCCGGGTGTACACGCAGACACCCAAGAAGCCCAACTCGGCGCTGCGCAAGGTGGCGCGTGTGCGGTTGGTCAATGGTATTGAGGTGACGACGTACATCCCTGGCATTGGCCACAACCTCCAGGAACACTCGATTGTGTTGATTCGGGGCGGAAGGGTTAAGGACCTGCCCGGTGTCCGTTACCACGTCGTGCGTGGGACACTGGATTCTGTGGGTGTTGCCAATCGCCGCCAGGGGCGCTCCAAGTATGGCGCGAAGCGTCCCAAAGAGGCTGGCAAGGGTGCACCAGCAAAAGGTGCTGCCGTCAAGAAGAAATAG
- a CDS encoding ABC transporter ATP-binding protein, giving the protein MLPAVEAFALTKRYGAHLALAEVSLRVEAGEFLTLLGPSGCGKTTLLRLIAGLTAPDAGQIYLAGQEVTHLPAYRRPVHTVFQSYALFPHLNAYDNIAFGLARKGHAPPAIRQRVEALLALVGLEGIAYRYPHELSGGQQQRVALARALACEPPVLLLDEPLAALDPHLRRHMQRELKALQHQLGTTFVLVTHDQTEALMLSDRIAVLRRGRILQTGTPQTLHDEPETAFVASFIGNCNLLHGRLHSLQPPEAGVIIGGAIVTARCRHRDVKPGQPITLAVRPQSLRLERASADQPLPPGQLTGVVTERLYVGAETHWTVCLPDGQALVAALRPETLQTWEVGSQVHIRWHPSQAVVVKPDAAADDESPV; this is encoded by the coding sequence ATGTTACCTGCCGTCGAGGCTTTTGCGCTTACCAAGCGTTATGGCGCACACCTGGCGCTCGCGGAGGTTTCGCTGCGGGTCGAAGCCGGTGAATTTCTGACCCTTCTCGGTCCTTCGGGATGTGGCAAGACGACCCTGCTGCGGCTGATTGCCGGACTGACGGCACCTGACGCCGGGCAGATTTATCTGGCTGGACAGGAAGTCACCCACCTGCCGGCATACCGCCGTCCCGTCCACACGGTGTTTCAGAGCTACGCTCTGTTCCCACACCTGAATGCGTACGACAACATCGCGTTCGGGCTTGCCCGCAAAGGTCATGCGCCGCCAGCCATCCGGCAGCGCGTCGAAGCCTTGCTGGCACTTGTCGGATTGGAAGGCATTGCCTATCGCTACCCCCATGAACTTTCCGGCGGTCAGCAACAGCGCGTCGCTCTGGCGCGGGCACTGGCCTGTGAACCGCCGGTGCTCCTGCTCGATGAACCCCTGGCAGCCCTTGATCCACACCTGCGCCGCCACATGCAGCGCGAGCTGAAAGCCCTCCAGCACCAGCTTGGCACCACCTTCGTCCTGGTCACTCACGACCAGACGGAAGCCCTGATGCTCTCGGACCGGATTGCCGTCCTGCGTCGCGGACGAATCCTTCAAACCGGAACACCCCAGACGCTCCACGACGAACCCGAAACGGCCTTCGTTGCTTCGTTTATCGGCAACTGCAACCTGCTCCACGGACGCTTGCACAGCCTCCAGCCTCCAGAAGCTGGCGTCATCATTGGCGGTGCCATCGTCACCGCCCGGTGCCGCCACAGGGACGTAAAGCCCGGACAGCCCATCACCCTGGCTGTACGCCCGCAGTCACTCCGGCTTGAACGGGCCAGTGCAGACCAACCCCTTCCGCCGGGTCAGCTCACCGGAGTTGTGACCGAACGCCTGTACGTCGGGGCCGAAACCCACTGGACGGTCTGCCTTCCAGACGGACAAGCCCTCGTTGCCGCCCTTCGCCCGGAAACACTCCAAACCTGGGAGGTCGGCTCACAGGTTCACATCAGATGGCACCCGTCCCAGGCCGTCGTCGTCAAACCGGATGCTGCAGCCGACGACGAATCCCCGGTGTAG
- a CDS encoding ADP-ribosylglycohydrolase family protein, which translates to MKENFQGCLLGAAIGDALGFPFKGLSANDIGEYGRFESLREFQPVPSVRSAPGELADEGQLLLLTLESICTQRALDETDLVRRLKGWFRSHPKDMTPLVRHVLSRLQAGESPAEASEGASFDPEFSPPDGGHLTRCLPVALYRVMDAARRQADMVAVARLTHWDPVAVQAALVLGEVVVQLVQGKPFTPEACLPGDVLPEVRQAVVSSPDPAQLDVSGSALGALGVGLWALKTATGVEDGLVNVVSLGGATDTNAAVAGALLGAKLTRLALPQRWVYRLEGHARLEVLGARLFELATQAVHV; encoded by the coding sequence ATGAAGGAAAACTTTCAGGGCTGTCTGCTGGGGGCCGCGATTGGGGATGCGCTGGGCTTTCCCTTCAAAGGTCTCAGTGCCAACGACATTGGCGAGTATGGCCGTTTTGAGTCGCTCCGTGAATTCCAACCCGTGCCATCTGTCCGGTCAGCGCCCGGTGAACTGGCGGATGAAGGGCAGCTTCTGCTGCTGACGCTGGAAAGTATCTGTACGCAGCGGGCGCTGGACGAGACTGATCTTGTCCGGCGGTTGAAAGGTTGGTTTCGGAGCCATCCGAAGGACATGACGCCGCTGGTACGCCATGTTCTGAGCCGTCTTCAGGCCGGGGAAAGCCCGGCTGAAGCCTCTGAAGGGGCGTCCTTTGATCCTGAGTTCAGTCCGCCGGATGGCGGGCATCTGACGCGCTGCCTTCCGGTGGCTTTGTACCGGGTGATGGATGCTGCCCGCCGCCAGGCGGATATGGTTGCTGTGGCGCGTCTGACCCATTGGGACCCGGTTGCTGTACAGGCCGCACTCGTACTGGGGGAGGTTGTGGTGCAGCTTGTCCAGGGTAAACCCTTCACACCTGAAGCCTGTTTGCCAGGTGACGTGCTGCCGGAGGTGCGGCAGGCTGTGGTGTCGTCTCCTGACCCGGCACAACTGGATGTTTCCGGCAGCGCTCTGGGGGCGCTGGGGGTTGGCTTGTGGGCGTTGAAGACCGCCACAGGTGTTGAAGATGGTCTGGTAAACGTCGTTTCGCTGGGCGGCGCGACGGATACCAACGCGGCGGTGGCAGGGGCTTTGCTGGGAGCCAAACTGACCCGTCTGGCGTTGCCGCAGCGGTGGGTGTACCGCCTGGAAGGGCATGCCCGCCTTGAAGTGCTTGGGGCGCGGTTGTTCGAGCTGGCCACGCAGGCAGTTCACGTGTGA
- a CDS encoding cytochrome C assembly family protein: MSTLLLIAVACYAFGAGHAIFTVWRTPNPRWFWIALWLMAAGFAAHTSSIVVRGWEVARCPLLSYQEVCSFLGWSIAAYFLGAYLWYRSKSFAAFAMPMVFLFALAAWLLPAPSDTAAVLKFYGQTASLLTLHAVLFVFAYAAFAILFVAAILYIVQERQLKQKQFGPLWSRLPSLDTCDDVSGKALMIGFVLLTLGILTGIVGSRRLNGVYWHGDPLEFLSLATWLIYFCVVHYRLTAGWRGRRAAWLGIVGFAMVIVSLVGIGWFNGFHSIG; this comes from the coding sequence ATGTCCACACTGCTGCTTATCGCCGTTGCATGTTATGCGTTTGGCGCCGGTCATGCCATCTTCACGGTGTGGCGGACACCCAATCCACGCTGGTTCTGGATTGCACTGTGGCTGATGGCGGCGGGTTTTGCGGCGCACACCTCGTCCATCGTCGTTCGCGGCTGGGAGGTCGCCCGGTGTCCCCTGCTGAGTTATCAGGAAGTCTGTTCCTTTCTGGGATGGTCCATTGCCGCATACTTTCTGGGCGCCTATCTGTGGTATCGCTCGAAATCGTTTGCGGCCTTCGCCATGCCGATGGTCTTTCTCTTCGCCCTGGCGGCCTGGCTTCTGCCAGCGCCAAGTGACACCGCCGCTGTTCTGAAATTTTATGGGCAGACAGCTTCCCTTCTGACCCTCCATGCCGTGCTGTTTGTCTTTGCCTACGCCGCCTTTGCCATTCTGTTCGTTGCTGCCATCCTGTACATCGTGCAGGAACGGCAGCTCAAGCAAAAACAGTTCGGCCCGCTCTGGTCCCGGCTGCCTTCGCTGGACACCTGCGATGATGTGAGCGGCAAGGCGCTCATGATCGGTTTTGTGCTGCTCACACTGGGCATCCTGACAGGGATTGTCGGCTCACGCCGGCTCAACGGCGTGTACTGGCATGGCGATCCGCTGGAGTTTCTGTCTCTGGCCACTTGGCTAATCTACTTTTGTGTGGTTCATTACCGTCTGACGGCCGGCTGGCGCGGCCGGCGGGCGGCCTGGTTGGGCATCGTCGGCTTCGCCATGGTCATCGTGAGTCTGGTCGGCATCGGCTGGTTCAACGGTTTTCACAGCATCGGTTAG
- the hemA gene encoding glutamyl-tRNA reductase, with product MNVLLVGINHTTAPVGVRERLAFSETGLPVALQRLLAGGSVSEAVIVSTCNRVEVIVVPSLPTAEAVEAVTTFLCDYHDVPAGQIRPYLYVHQSSAAVRHVLRVAASLDSMIVGESQILGQIKRAYALAAAANTVGRHLHRLFERAFAVAKRVRTETGIGAHAVSLGSVSVELAHKVFDHLTDKVLLLIGAGEMAELAAKCFFEAGVNSLFVANRTLAHAQHLADCFNGGGRALGLDELPARLHEADIVVASTGATTYHITPAMVRAALDRRRYRPLLLFDLSVPRTIAPDVAVLDNAFVFDLDDLQRVIAANQRERRREAERAEAIVEAETVAFMTEADRLDIGPTVAALRERLTDICAAEFERHRKRLGPLTPEQEAAMRQFLLEGIVNKTLHPLILGLREAARQGSELVDLRRAFALDSVSLKTDAVAETDAANPHEEPGSQRLYR from the coding sequence ATGAACGTGCTTCTCGTCGGCATCAACCACACCACAGCTCCGGTCGGCGTGCGCGAGCGTCTGGCTTTTTCTGAAACCGGGCTGCCAGTCGCGCTCCAACGGCTGTTGGCTGGCGGCAGTGTCAGTGAAGCCGTCATTGTCTCAACCTGCAACCGGGTCGAAGTCATCGTTGTTCCCAGTCTGCCGACGGCCGAAGCCGTCGAGGCGGTCACGACCTTCCTCTGTGACTATCACGATGTCCCGGCAGGACAAATCCGCCCCTATCTGTACGTTCACCAATCCAGCGCAGCAGTGCGGCACGTCCTGCGCGTGGCCGCCAGCCTCGACTCCATGATTGTCGGCGAAAGCCAGATTCTGGGACAGATCAAACGGGCTTACGCCTTGGCAGCGGCTGCCAACACCGTGGGACGCCACCTGCACCGTCTGTTTGAGCGGGCTTTTGCGGTCGCCAAGCGTGTTCGGACGGAAACCGGTATCGGTGCCCATGCCGTTTCACTTGGCTCAGTCTCAGTGGAGTTGGCCCACAAGGTTTTTGACCACCTGACCGACAAGGTGCTACTGCTCATCGGCGCCGGAGAAATGGCCGAACTGGCTGCCAAGTGTTTCTTCGAGGCTGGCGTGAACTCGCTTTTCGTTGCCAACCGCACGCTGGCCCACGCACAACACCTTGCCGATTGTTTCAACGGCGGCGGCCGCGCCCTTGGACTGGATGAACTGCCAGCGCGGCTTCACGAGGCCGACATCGTTGTGGCGTCCACCGGGGCCACCACCTATCACATCACTCCGGCCATGGTTCGCGCGGCGCTGGACCGCCGGCGCTACCGGCCGCTGCTGCTTTTCGACCTTTCTGTACCACGGACTATCGCCCCCGATGTGGCTGTCCTTGACAACGCCTTTGTCTTTGACCTCGACGACCTCCAGCGCGTCATTGCCGCCAACCAACGGGAACGCCGCCGGGAAGCCGAACGCGCCGAAGCCATTGTCGAAGCCGAAACCGTTGCCTTCATGACCGAGGCCGACCGGCTCGACATCGGCCCCACCGTGGCCGCGCTCAGGGAACGCCTGACCGACATCTGTGCTGCCGAGTTTGAACGGCACCGGAAACGCCTTGGCCCGCTGACCCCGGAACAGGAAGCTGCCATGCGTCAGTTTTTGCTGGAAGGCATCGTCAACAAGACGCTCCATCCGCTCATCCTGGGATTGCGGGAAGCCGCCCGGCAGGGTTCCGAACTCGTTGACCTCCGGCGCGCTTTCGCCCTCGACAGCGTCTCCCTGAAAACCGATGCGGTCGCGGAAACCGATGCCGCCAACCCCCACGAGGAACCGGGCAGCCAACGCCTCTACCGATGA
- a CDS encoding NAD(P)/FAD-dependent oxidoreductase: MTSTSFWQATAGCPSAPAPRVNDVDCLIVGGGIAGASAAYALAQAKPDWKLAVVDRRRIAGGATGRNAGFLLAGTADHYAVAVARYGRETARAVFATTVASHHHIRTFLAHRPDVECDYIPCGSLTLAGTQEEAEVLAHSAELLREDGFDVDFVPHDPLRRGFCAAIRNRHDAGVHPVKLVHALLAASGAAIVENWPVATLESTPAGVVVQGERGQLRARRVLLTPNGEAANLHAYFADKVFPKRGQIFVTAPYPSRLLSEVVYANDGYEYFRQLPDGRFLFGGGRRAFAATETGTDETPTADVQNFLERFRDRHFPELIDLPITHRWAGTMGFTPDGLPLLGTLPGQPEIAFSIACHGHGMGFSLEVGRLAAELVITGKPPALFDVARLERNPASRPAAHV, encoded by the coding sequence ATGACCTCGACTTCCTTCTGGCAGGCCACGGCCGGATGCCCTTCAGCTCCGGCCCCAAGGGTCAACGACGTTGACTGTCTCATTGTCGGCGGCGGAATTGCCGGCGCTTCGGCGGCCTATGCCCTGGCGCAAGCCAAACCGGACTGGAAACTGGCGGTCGTTGACCGACGCCGGATCGCTGGCGGCGCAACCGGCCGCAATGCCGGTTTTCTGCTTGCCGGAACGGCCGACCACTACGCTGTCGCCGTCGCCAGATACGGCCGCGAAACGGCACGCGCGGTCTTTGCCACGACGGTTGCCAGCCATCACCACATTCGGACGTTTCTGGCTCACCGTCCTGACGTGGAGTGTGACTACATCCCCTGCGGCAGCCTGACGCTCGCCGGAACGCAGGAAGAAGCCGAAGTTCTGGCGCACTCGGCCGAGCTGCTGCGCGAAGATGGCTTCGATGTGGACTTTGTTCCCCATGACCCGCTCCGGCGCGGCTTCTGCGCCGCCATCCGCAACCGGCACGATGCCGGTGTCCATCCGGTCAAACTCGTCCACGCCCTGCTCGCTGCCTCTGGCGCAGCCATTGTTGAAAACTGGCCCGTAGCCACGTTGGAGAGCACTCCGGCAGGTGTCGTCGTGCAGGGTGAACGCGGACAACTGCGCGCCAGGCGGGTCCTTCTGACGCCAAATGGTGAAGCGGCCAACCTCCACGCCTACTTTGCTGACAAGGTGTTTCCCAAACGCGGACAGATTTTCGTCACCGCCCCCTATCCCAGCCGGCTGCTCTCCGAAGTCGTCTATGCCAACGACGGCTACGAATACTTTCGGCAACTGCCTGACGGACGTTTTCTGTTCGGCGGCGGTCGGCGCGCCTTTGCCGCCACCGAAACAGGGACGGATGAAACGCCGACGGCAGATGTCCAGAACTTTCTGGAACGCTTCAGGGACCGTCACTTTCCCGAACTGATTGACCTGCCCATCACGCACCGCTGGGCAGGGACAATGGGCTTCACGCCGGATGGACTTCCCCTGTTGGGGACGCTGCCCGGTCAACCGGAGATTGCCTTCTCCATTGCCTGCCACGGCCACGGCATGGGCTTCAGTCTGGAAGTTGGTCGGCTGGCGGCTGAACTCGTCATCACCGGCAAGCCACCGGCGCTGTTCGATGTGGCACGGCTGGAACGCAATCCGGCTTCACGCCCGGCGGCGCACGTATGA